A genome region from Thermomonospora amylolytica includes the following:
- a CDS encoding MDR family MFS transporter, producing MSRRETLEALSGLMLVLFVAMLSGTVVGTALPQIIGALHGTQSQYTWVVTATLLTSTASTPIWGKLADLYDKKRLLQTAIGIFALGSLISGFAQNTEQLIAARAFQGLGVGALQILVQIVIGVMVSPRERGRYFGYIGAVMAVATVGGPLLGGLIVDVSWLGWRWCFFIGVPIAVVAFALLSKTLHVPRIRRANVRIDYLGATLIAAGVSVLLIWVTFVGDSFAWTSWQTGAMVGGGLVLLALAVWVESRAAEPVVPLPIVVRRNTALAIVASLAVGSAMFGGVVFLGQYFQIGRGYSPTEAGLLTIPMMVGVLGSATVVGRLTSRTGRPKAFVVGGTFVLTGGFAVLSTIDHETRLGILSLGMLLIGVGVGASMQNLVLIVQNSVALRELGAASGTITFFRSLGGAIGVSVLGAILANEVKDIITEKLAAMGVRGGSGQAAGTLDLSSLPAPVVEIVRAAYGDATGHIFLVSVGLGVVAILASLAIKPVTLRDTLDLVKPPAGAPDADTVPQTAEPAPRA from the coding sequence ACCCTGCTCACCTCCACCGCCAGCACCCCGATCTGGGGCAAGCTCGCCGACCTGTACGACAAGAAGCGGCTGCTGCAGACCGCCATCGGGATCTTCGCGCTCGGCTCGCTGATCTCCGGATTCGCCCAGAACACCGAGCAGCTCATCGCGGCCCGGGCGTTCCAGGGGCTGGGCGTGGGCGCGCTGCAGATCCTGGTGCAGATCGTGATCGGCGTGATGGTCTCCCCGCGCGAGCGCGGCAGGTACTTCGGCTACATCGGCGCGGTCATGGCCGTGGCCACCGTCGGCGGCCCGCTGCTCGGCGGGCTCATCGTGGACGTCTCCTGGCTGGGCTGGCGCTGGTGCTTCTTCATCGGCGTGCCCATCGCGGTGGTCGCGTTCGCGCTGCTGAGCAAGACCCTGCACGTGCCGCGCATCCGCCGGGCGAACGTGCGGATCGACTACCTGGGCGCCACCCTCATCGCCGCCGGCGTCAGCGTGCTGCTGATCTGGGTCACCTTCGTGGGCGACTCGTTCGCCTGGACGTCGTGGCAGACCGGTGCGATGGTGGGCGGCGGGCTGGTGCTGCTGGCGCTGGCCGTGTGGGTCGAGTCCCGCGCGGCCGAGCCCGTGGTGCCGCTGCCGATCGTGGTGCGCCGCAACACCGCCCTGGCCATCGTCGCCAGCCTGGCGGTCGGCTCGGCCATGTTCGGCGGCGTGGTGTTCCTCGGCCAGTACTTCCAGATCGGGCGCGGCTACAGCCCCACCGAGGCGGGCCTGCTCACCATCCCGATGATGGTCGGCGTGCTGGGCTCGGCGACCGTCGTGGGCCGGCTGACCTCGCGGACCGGCAGGCCCAAGGCGTTCGTGGTGGGCGGCACGTTCGTGCTCACCGGCGGGTTCGCGGTGCTGTCGACCATCGACCACGAGACCCGCCTGGGGATCCTGTCCCTCGGCATGCTGCTGATCGGCGTCGGCGTCGGCGCCTCGATGCAGAACCTGGTGCTGATCGTGCAGAACTCGGTCGCCCTCCGGGAACTGGGCGCCGCCAGCGGCACGATCACCTTCTTCCGCTCCCTGGGCGGAGCGATCGGCGTGTCGGTGCTGGGCGCGATCCTGGCGAACGAGGTGAAGGACATCATCACCGAGAAGCTGGCCGCCATGGGCGTCCGCGGCGGCTCCGGCCAGGCCGCCGGCACCCTGGACCTGTCCTCGCTGCCCGCCCCCGTCGTGGAGATCGTCCGTGCCGCCTACGGGGACGCGACCGGCCACATCTTCCTGGTCTCCGTCGGCCTGGGCGTGGTCGCCATCCTGGCCTCCCTGGCCATCAAGCCGGTCACCCTGCGCGACACCCTCGACCTGGTGAAGCCCCCCGCCGGGGCCCCGGACGCCGACACCGTCCCGCAGACCGCGGAACCGGCCCCCAGGGCCTGA